One genomic region from Shewanella aestuarii encodes:
- a CDS encoding DEAD/DEAH box helicase: MQFTDFSLDKRLLDSLKHMGISTPTEIQQQALPIALAGKDLMASSKTGSGKTLAFLLPAMQRIISSRPLSKKDPRVLILLPTRELAQQVYGQLRLLVANTQYKAISVLGGENFNDQAKALSRDPHFIVATPGRIADHLQQRHLFLNGLELLILDEADRMLDLGFAEQLKAINVAADHKRRQTLMFSATLDHDSINDIATTLLNNPSHVAIGASYAEHKDIEQKVFFADHLDHKQALLSHILKQPEHKQTIVFTATRADTDRLATLLAEQGFSTAALSGDLKQSARNQIMDQFSRGQQQVLITTDVASRGLDLVNVSLVVNFDMPKFAEEYVHRIGRTGRAGAKGVAISFVGPKDWQNFLQVQTFLRKNFNFSTIDGLPAKFSGLSAKADKAVGHKVAAKAKAKTKAKSAVKAKAAPKRDKRFITGVDIGDAPMRRKAKPTAIVEQDIFDKNSQDLDD; this comes from the coding sequence TTGCAGTTTACTGATTTTTCGCTTGATAAACGCTTGTTAGACAGTTTAAAACATATGGGTATCAGTACCCCTACTGAAATTCAACAACAAGCCTTACCTATTGCTTTAGCTGGCAAAGATTTGATGGCCTCATCAAAAACCGGCTCTGGTAAAACCTTGGCGTTTTTATTGCCAGCGATGCAACGGATTATTTCATCTCGCCCGCTTTCTAAAAAAGACCCACGAGTACTGATACTGTTACCAACCCGAGAATTAGCCCAACAAGTCTATGGCCAATTACGCTTATTGGTAGCAAACACCCAATATAAAGCAATTAGCGTATTAGGTGGGGAAAACTTTAACGATCAAGCTAAAGCCCTATCCCGCGACCCACACTTTATTGTCGCCACTCCAGGCCGCATTGCCGATCACCTACAACAACGTCATTTGTTTTTAAATGGCCTTGAGTTATTAATATTAGATGAAGCGGATCGCATGCTTGACTTAGGCTTTGCCGAGCAACTCAAAGCCATTAATGTCGCAGCAGACCATAAACGTCGTCAAACCTTAATGTTTTCTGCAACCTTAGATCATGACAGTATTAATGACATTGCCACAACTTTATTAAATAACCCAAGTCATGTGGCAATTGGTGCCAGTTATGCTGAGCACAAAGACATTGAGCAAAAAGTGTTTTTTGCCGATCATTTAGATCATAAGCAAGCGTTATTAAGCCACATACTTAAGCAACCTGAACATAAACAAACGATTGTGTTTACCGCAACCCGTGCCGATACTGACCGATTAGCAACATTGTTGGCCGAGCAAGGGTTTTCTACTGCGGCGTTAAGTGGTGATTTAAAACAATCTGCTCGTAATCAAATTATGGACCAATTCAGTCGTGGTCAGCAGCAAGTATTAATCACCACTGATGTCGCTTCTCGCGGCCTAGATTTAGTTAACGTATCTTTAGTGGTTAACTTTGATATGCCTAAATTTGCTGAAGAATATGTGCATCGCATTGGACGTACGGGTCGTGCCGGCGCAAAAGGGGTGGCGATTTCGTTTGTTGGCCCCAAAGATTGGCAAAACTTTTTACAAGTGCAAACTTTTTTACGCAAAAACTTCAATTTCAGTACCATTGATGGCTTACCCGCTAAGTTTTCTGGTTTAAGTGCCAAAGCAGACAAAGCCGTAGGCCATAAAGTCGCTGCTAAAGCAAAGGCTAAAACCAAAGCTAAGAGTGCAGTAAAAGCAAAAGCGGCACCTAAACGCGATAAGCGATTTATTACTGGTGTGGATATTGGTGATGCGCCTATGCGCCGCAAAGCCAAACCAACAGCCATTGTTGAACAAGATATTTTTGACAAAAATAGTCAAGATTTAGATGATTAA
- the rssA gene encoding patatin-like phospholipase RssA yields MDKSNKNNGLTIGLALGSGAAKGWAHIGVLEGLAELGIYPDKIAGCSVGALVGAAYANDHLPELKAWVSGFSSWDVLGLMDIGWRKGGLISGEKVFDVMSKQIGAINIEQLKRPFATVATDLYTGQEVWFKQGELRHAVRASCSMPGFLPPLQQDGHWLVDGAVVNPVPVSLCRSLGVDIVIAVDLHGHRRSQLQLLPQQLVSKSPKFTGIVARDEQPESGFMDLWGKGKEYLTGISDKFSQRGKSTPGMLAVMSQSMEILEQRHKRARLMGDPPDICIVPDVSGIGTMEFHRAKDAILAGRQAVENISHLIKAIIKN; encoded by the coding sequence ATGGATAAATCAAATAAAAATAATGGTTTAACGATTGGGTTAGCCTTAGGCAGTGGTGCTGCTAAAGGTTGGGCACACATTGGAGTGTTAGAAGGACTGGCCGAGTTAGGTATCTACCCCGATAAAATTGCCGGTTGTTCAGTAGGTGCGCTGGTGGGTGCAGCTTATGCTAATGATCATTTGCCTGAATTAAAAGCCTGGGTAAGTGGGTTTTCAAGTTGGGATGTACTTGGACTGATGGATATTGGCTGGCGAAAGGGTGGCCTTATCAGTGGTGAAAAAGTGTTTGATGTTATGTCAAAACAAATCGGTGCCATAAATATTGAACAATTGAAACGGCCTTTTGCAACGGTTGCAACAGATTTATACACAGGTCAAGAGGTCTGGTTTAAGCAAGGTGAATTACGCCATGCAGTTAGAGCATCTTGCTCAATGCCCGGCTTTTTGCCGCCGTTGCAACAAGATGGTCATTGGTTAGTTGATGGTGCTGTGGTTAATCCTGTACCGGTTTCTTTATGTCGTTCACTTGGGGTAGATATTGTGATTGCGGTGGATCTTCACGGTCATCGTCGGTCACAATTACAGTTGTTACCACAGCAGTTGGTCAGTAAGTCACCCAAATTTACCGGCATTGTTGCAAGGGATGAGCAGCCAGAGTCTGGGTTTATGGATTTATGGGGTAAGGGAAAAGAGTACTTAACAGGTATTAGTGATAAGTTTTCTCAACGAGGCAAATCAACTCCAGGTATGCTGGCGGTGATGTCACAATCTATGGAGATTCTTGAACAGCGCCATAAACGTGCGCGCTTGATGGGAGACCCGCCTGACATTTGCATCGTGCCAGATGTCAGTGGTATTGGCACCATGGAGTTTCATCGTGCAAAAGATGCCATATTAGCGGGCAGACAAGCCGTAGAAAACATCAGTCATCTTATTAAAGCTATCATAAAAAACTAG
- the nrdD gene encoding anaerobic ribonucleoside-triphosphate reductase — MLVVIKRDGCRTEFDHSRIKDAVIAAMESAGQSDNDYAQTLAVIVEQQFSNQNEVEIHHLQKAVENELMSGPYKEVARHYIEYRHDRDVRREAKSKLNCEIRGLVEQSDSSILNENANKDAKVIPTQRDLLAGIVAKHYAKSHLLPKDVVAAHESGEIHYHDLDYAPFFPMFNCMLIDLAGMLTHGFKMGNAEIETPKSISTATAVTAQIIAQVASHIYGGTTINRIDEVLAEFVQKSYQKHRIVAQKWDVKDVDAFAMAQTEKECHDAFQSLEYEVNTLHTANGQTPFVTFGFGLGTSWESRLIQQSILTVRMAGLGKNHKTAVFPKLVFAIRDGVNHKAQDVNYDIKKMALKCASMRMYPDILNYEQVERVTGSFKTPMGCRSFLSAFEQDGQLIHEGRNNLGVVSINLPRIAIEAGGNETTFYELLDARLDIARKALDTRIARLVGVKARVAPILYMEGACGVRLKADDDVSEIFKNGRASISLGFIGLHETINALYGNDTHVYDNEVLRKKAIAIIEYMKQATVRWTEETGYGFSLYSTPSENLCSRFCGIDAKQFGLIAGVTDKGYYTNSFHLDVEKKVNPFDKIDFEMPYPEITSGGFICYGEYPNMQHNTEALEQVWDYSYTRVPYYGTNTPIDECYDCGFVGEFNCTSKGFVCPKCGNHEPSRVSVTRRVCGYLGSPDARPFNYGKQEEVKRRVKHI, encoded by the coding sequence ATGTTGGTTGTTATTAAAAGGGATGGTTGCCGTACAGAGTTCGATCATAGTCGAATTAAAGACGCTGTTATTGCAGCAATGGAGTCTGCAGGCCAATCAGATAATGACTACGCTCAAACTTTAGCAGTTATTGTTGAGCAGCAATTTAGCAATCAAAACGAAGTCGAGATTCATCACCTGCAAAAAGCGGTTGAGAATGAACTGATGTCGGGGCCTTATAAAGAGGTTGCACGGCATTATATTGAGTATCGTCATGATCGTGATGTTCGCCGTGAAGCGAAAAGTAAACTAAATTGTGAAATCCGTGGCTTAGTTGAGCAAAGTGACTCAAGCATTCTGAATGAAAATGCCAATAAAGATGCCAAGGTTATTCCTACCCAGCGCGATTTATTAGCGGGCATTGTGGCCAAGCATTATGCTAAATCTCATTTATTACCAAAAGATGTTGTCGCTGCTCATGAAAGTGGTGAGATCCATTATCACGATCTTGACTATGCACCTTTTTTCCCAATGTTTAATTGTATGCTGATTGATTTGGCTGGCATGCTCACCCACGGTTTTAAAATGGGTAATGCAGAGATTGAGACACCCAAATCGATTTCAACTGCAACAGCTGTCACCGCACAAATTATTGCTCAAGTGGCGAGTCATATTTATGGCGGCACGACCATTAATCGTATAGATGAAGTGCTAGCTGAGTTTGTTCAAAAAAGTTATCAAAAGCATCGCATTGTCGCGCAAAAATGGGATGTAAAAGACGTTGACGCTTTTGCGATGGCGCAAACAGAAAAAGAGTGTCATGACGCATTTCAATCACTTGAGTATGAAGTGAACACTTTACATACCGCCAATGGACAAACCCCTTTTGTGACGTTTGGTTTCGGTTTAGGAACAAGCTGGGAATCACGTTTAATTCAGCAGTCTATTTTAACTGTGCGCATGGCTGGTTTAGGTAAAAACCATAAAACAGCGGTCTTCCCTAAGTTAGTATTTGCTATCCGCGATGGTGTTAACCATAAAGCGCAAGACGTTAATTATGATATCAAAAAGATGGCACTAAAATGTGCCAGCATGAGAATGTATCCCGATATCCTTAATTATGAGCAAGTTGAGCGAGTAACTGGCTCATTTAAAACCCCAATGGGTTGTCGTTCGTTTTTATCGGCATTTGAGCAAGATGGGCAGTTAATTCATGAAGGTCGTAATAATTTAGGGGTGGTTAGCATTAACTTACCGCGTATTGCTATCGAAGCTGGTGGTAATGAAACGACATTCTACGAATTATTAGATGCACGATTAGATATTGCCCGTAAAGCATTAGATACGCGCATCGCCCGTTTAGTGGGTGTTAAAGCCCGTGTTGCGCCCATTCTGTATATGGAAGGGGCTTGTGGGGTGAGATTAAAAGCTGATGATGATGTGTCTGAAATTTTCAAAAATGGTCGCGCGTCAATTTCATTAGGTTTTATCGGTTTACATGAAACCATTAACGCTCTTTATGGCAATGATACGCATGTTTATGACAATGAAGTATTACGTAAAAAAGCCATCGCCATTATTGAATACATGAAGCAAGCCACTGTCAGATGGACCGAAGAAACCGGTTATGGCTTTAGCTTATACAGTACGCCAAGTGAAAACCTGTGCAGTCGTTTTTGCGGTATTGACGCCAAACAATTCGGCCTCATTGCAGGCGTAACCGATAAAGGTTACTACACCAACAGCTTCCATTTAGATGTTGAGAAAAAAGTGAATCCGTTTGACAAAATTGATTTTGAAATGCCTTACCCAGAAATCACCAGTGGTGGATTTATCTGTTACGGTGAATACCCTAACATGCAGCACAACACTGAAGCGTTAGAGCAAGTGTGGGATTACAGTTATACAAGGGTGCCATATTACGGCACTAACACCCCAATCGACGAGTGTTACGACTGTGGCTTTGTGGGCGAATTTAACTGTACTAGTAAAGGTTTTGTTTGCCCCAAATGTGGCAATCATGAACCTAGTCGCGTGTCGGTTACTCGTCGCGTATGCGGCTACTTGGGCAGTCCAGATGCAAGACCATTTAATTATGGTAAACAAGAAGAAGTGAAGCGCAGAGTGAAGCACATCTAA
- the nrdG gene encoding anaerobic ribonucleoside-triphosphate reductase-activating protein, with protein MHYHVYHSVDVVNGTGTRCTLFVSGCDHACRGCYNQSTWRVDSGHEFTQALEDQIITDLQDTRIVRKGLSLSGGDPLYPANLSAVLQLVKRVKSECIGKDIWLWSGYKRANLTPQQQAVIDHVDVLIDGKFEQDKADPSLKWRGSSNQQIHYLNE; from the coding sequence ATGCATTATCATGTCTATCATTCGGTTGACGTGGTTAACGGTACTGGTACCCGTTGTACCTTGTTTGTGAGTGGCTGCGACCATGCCTGTCGTGGCTGCTACAATCAGTCAACTTGGCGAGTGGATTCTGGGCATGAGTTTACCCAAGCATTAGAAGATCAAATTATTACTGATTTACAAGACACACGTATTGTTCGTAAAGGTTTGTCGTTAAGTGGCGGAGACCCGCTGTATCCAGCAAATTTAAGCGCTGTATTACAGTTGGTTAAACGGGTGAAAAGCGAATGTATTGGCAAAGATATTTGGTTATGGTCGGGTTATAAACGGGCTAATTTAACCCCGCAACAACAGGCTGTGATTGATCATGTTGATGTGTTAATTGACGGCAAGTTTGAACAAGATAAAGCTGACCCTTCACTCAAGTGGCGTGGCAGCAGTAATCAACAAATACATTATCTCAATGAGTAG
- a CDS encoding MerR family transcriptional regulator, protein MKISEVASLSGLTTSRIRFYEQQGLIANPQRAANGYRDYQNNVLANLQLIKLGQSLGFTLEEIKPFLGIASKVDHQDALTFLQQKQQHMQQLIEELIQKQQALDKLVSMLSDRKVDDACIEPKQIMTVLADTPTKSDEINKIIDKPWLDVRKI, encoded by the coding sequence GTGAAGATAAGTGAGGTCGCATCATTAAGTGGATTAACAACCAGTCGGATCCGTTTTTATGAACAACAAGGATTAATTGCTAACCCGCAGCGTGCAGCAAATGGCTATCGAGATTATCAAAATAATGTGCTGGCCAATTTGCAGTTGATAAAACTTGGTCAAAGCTTGGGGTTTACATTAGAAGAAATCAAGCCTTTTTTGGGGATCGCATCTAAAGTGGATCATCAAGATGCACTGACTTTTTTGCAGCAAAAACAGCAACACATGCAGCAGTTAATTGAAGAGCTTATTCAGAAACAGCAAGCCTTAGATAAATTAGTGTCAATGTTAAGCGACCGAAAAGTCGACGATGCTTGTATTGAACCCAAGCAGATTATGACAGTGTTAGCAGATACCCCTACAAAATCTGATGAAATCAATAAAATTATTGATAAACCTTGGCTAGATGTTCGCAAAATATGA